One window of Atribacter laminatus genomic DNA carries:
- a CDS encoding DUF2254 domain-containing protein, with protein MEKMKTKLFYVWRSISSNFWFIPVLMVLLAVGLSIIMQEIDKRVWIQSYPFFDLLYAGDPEGARSVLTTVASSMITVAGVVFSLTMVVLTLASSQFGPRLLRNFMSDRGNQIVLGTFVATFIYCLLILQTIKTTGEEKFTPSISVSFAIVLAMVNIGVFIYFIHHISTSIQADRIVAKVFGELEKDLQRLFPEGRKCMVDEKKQRELLQIFENVKNESGLTTIAPQSGYLRTIAEDSLLEIAKQNELILHVQYHPGEFIVAGGSLVLAYGAKDFEEETSGQIIACFRLGSQRTPDQDPEFAIHQLVEVALRALSPGINDPFTAITCIDYLGAALCYLIHKDFPTQFHCDDEGKLRLIMQPTNFTGMLNAAFDQIRQYGQTSVAVTIHLLEALKTIAAQARSLEQYQSILRQAEMIKRMSETALYEKLDKKDVKNRYLDLLEVLGEL; from the coding sequence ATGGAAAAAATGAAAACAAAACTTTTTTATGTTTGGAGGTCAATAAGTAGTAATTTTTGGTTCATACCAGTCTTGATGGTTTTATTGGCAGTTGGATTATCTATTATCATGCAGGAAATAGATAAAAGAGTATGGATTCAATCTTATCCATTTTTTGATCTATTGTATGCTGGTGATCCAGAAGGAGCTCGTTCAGTCTTAACCACCGTTGCTAGTTCCATGATAACGGTTGCTGGGGTGGTTTTTTCACTTACAATGGTTGTTCTCACATTAGCATCCTCACAATTTGGCCCTCGATTATTGCGTAACTTTATGTCCGATCGAGGTAATCAGATTGTTCTAGGAACGTTTGTTGCTACTTTTATCTATTGTTTATTGATTTTACAAACTATAAAAACTACCGGCGAAGAGAAGTTTACCCCAAGTATATCGGTAAGCTTCGCTATAGTATTGGCAATGGTTAATATTGGGGTGTTTATTTATTTCATTCACCACATCTCTACTTCAATCCAAGCTGATCGAATTGTTGCTAAGGTATTTGGAGAGCTGGAAAAAGATCTTCAAAGATTATTTCCCGAGGGAAGAAAGTGTATGGTTGATGAAAAAAAACAAAGAGAATTGTTACAAATCTTTGAAAATGTCAAAAATGAATCTGGTTTAACAACCATTGCTCCTCAAAGTGGATACTTACGAACTATCGCCGAAGATTCATTGTTAGAAATTGCAAAACAGAACGAACTCATCTTGCATGTTCAATACCATCCGGGAGAATTTATTGTAGCAGGTGGATCTTTAGTATTAGCTTATGGTGCAAAAGATTTTGAAGAAGAAACCTCCGGACAAATCATTGCTTGTTTTAGGTTGGGATCTCAGCGAACCCCAGATCAAGACCCCGAATTTGCCATCCATCAATTGGTGGAAGTGGCATTAAGAGCGTTATCCCCTGGCATTAATGATCCTTTTACTGCAATAACCTGTATAGATTATCTTGGAGCAGCTTTATGCTATTTAATCCATAAAGATTTTCCAACACAATTTCATTGTGACGATGAAGGGAAGCTCCGTTTAATAATGCAACCTACCAATTTTACCGGAATGTTAAATGCAGCTTTTGACCAGATTCGACAATATGGTCAAACAAGCGTAGCGGTGACGATTCATTTACTGGAAGCACTAAAGACGATCGCAGCTCAGGCTCGAAGTTTAGAACAGTATCAATCGATCTTGCGTCAGGCTGAAATGATAAAACGAATGAGTGAAACTGCTTTATATGAAAAGCTTGATAAGAAAGATGTTAAAAACCGTTATTTGGACTTACTTGAAGTTTTAGGTGAACTTTAG
- a CDS encoding PAS domain S-box protein, with protein sequence MRAEQKYLLSIEQYPEGIALFREELSTDGKLEDFVFIEVNQPWERLTGLSQKQVIGKKASDILAEIDFPVENWISLCEKIWLNKTHLRFEHFFQPIDRWFEITSFYDQTNILVCIFREITDLDKDHDLMSPSIIEKDVKNLKLTDLIDKPALQSLINDFYNLTKIRISLLDVEGKVLVSTGDEEICRRFHHRHPGTKMHCQESNTQLTKDIPEGTFKAYKCKNNIWDIATPIVIEGKTLGNLFLGQFFYDDEPIDYEFFRAQARQYGFDEHKYIACLNQVPRYNRDIVQSALTFVSNLAKMISVMGFSSIKLTRSLEERNRYLREMRESRERLTATLHSIGDGVISTDKNGFITNLNPMAEIITGWKATEAKGRMIDEIFSIRDEKSDFSYNYQIVGVLNGKGIHNFTNSIILIDRNGIAKPIDGSIAPIQDQFGKRIGAVITFRDQSMNRAITRDLRIMKSAIESSINAIAMANLNGLITYVNSAALRLWGYEKKEEVMGKPVRYFWGKEFEKLQVMNKVREKGEFFGELSGRKKDGTFFDVQISATLVTNEEDQPVCFMDSFVDITEQKWTEKTLAEEAIRRRILIEQSRDGIVVMDQEGGVFEANQRFADMLGYTMDEIYRLHVWEWDAQFTREQLLSQTQLVSEAGDHFETKHRHKNGSIINVEISSNAAVFDGKKLIFCVCHDITNRKKMEEELRRERTLLRTLIDNLPDAVYVKDRETRKLLANPADLENMGLKREEDVLGKTDFEVFPQEVAQLFYKDDMYVLNKGKPIINREERLVRPSGEEHFLLSSKIPLFDEKGEVIGLIGIGHDITEQRKANERVNYLSFHDSLTGLYNRVYLEEEIKRLDTDRQVPIGIIMVDINRLKLINDAYGHPMGDQLLKTSSGVLKNVCRKEDIIARWGGDEFVIFLPKTSVKEIDSIKKRIIEQCKKTQVCSIPLSMSIGFSVKTQVDQDIMKTFKEAEDNMYQNKLIESRSSRNTFLLTLKSALQKKNDISNEHIDYLQNLAQIFGEAVNLTGTDLDRLILLVTFHDIGNIASPDEIVNKTGPLTKEEQSIIQRHSEIGYRIARTIDELSGIAYAILSQHENWDGSGYPQGLKGEEIPLLSRMNAIITTYDEMTRKNRFNQGRICSKAKALKELERCAGKKFDPELVNLFIDRMKILSV encoded by the coding sequence GTGAGGGCGGAGCAAAAGTATTTATTGTCAATAGAACAATATCCTGAAGGCATCGCTCTTTTCCGAGAAGAGTTGTCAACCGACGGAAAACTAGAAGATTTTGTCTTTATCGAAGTAAATCAGCCGTGGGAACGACTCACTGGTCTATCCCAAAAGCAAGTCATCGGGAAAAAAGCCAGTGATATCCTTGCTGAGATTGATTTCCCGGTAGAAAATTGGATTTCACTTTGCGAGAAAATTTGGCTAAATAAAACACACCTTCGTTTCGAACATTTTTTTCAACCCATAGATCGTTGGTTTGAAATTACTTCCTTTTATGATCAGACCAATATTTTAGTATGTATTTTCCGCGAAATCACTGATCTAGACAAAGACCACGATTTAATGTCCCCTTCGATAATTGAAAAGGACGTAAAAAACCTAAAATTAACCGACCTTATTGACAAACCTGCTCTTCAGTCTTTAATCAATGATTTTTATAATCTCACAAAAATTAGGATTAGCCTTCTTGATGTAGAAGGTAAGGTGTTAGTGTCAACAGGAGATGAGGAAATCTGCAGAAGATTTCACCATAGACACCCAGGAACTAAAATGCATTGTCAAGAGAGTAATACTCAATTAACCAAGGACATACCAGAAGGCACTTTTAAAGCCTATAAATGCAAAAATAACATATGGGACATTGCTACTCCGATTGTCATTGAAGGGAAAACCCTGGGTAATCTTTTCTTGGGGCAGTTTTTTTATGATGATGAGCCGATTGATTACGAATTCTTCCGAGCGCAAGCAAGGCAATATGGGTTTGATGAACATAAATATATTGCCTGTCTGAACCAAGTTCCTCGTTATAACCGAGATATTGTTCAATCGGCTTTAACATTTGTTAGTAATTTGGCAAAAATGATCTCAGTTATGGGATTCAGCAGCATAAAGCTTACTCGTTCTTTAGAAGAAAGGAATCGCTATTTAAGAGAAATGCGAGAAAGTCGGGAGCGACTGACTGCCACCCTTCATTCCATTGGTGATGGTGTTATCAGTACCGATAAAAATGGATTTATCACCAATCTTAATCCAATGGCCGAGATAATTACTGGTTGGAAAGCAACCGAAGCTAAAGGAAGAATGATCGATGAAATATTCTCCATTAGAGATGAAAAAAGTGATTTTTCCTATAATTATCAAATTGTCGGGGTTTTAAATGGCAAAGGTATCCATAACTTTACCAACAGCATCATTCTTATTGACAGAAATGGCATAGCAAAGCCAATCGATGGGAGTATTGCTCCAATTCAAGATCAATTTGGTAAAAGAATTGGGGCTGTCATTACTTTCCGTGATCAATCCATGAATCGAGCCATAACACGGGACCTCAGAATTATGAAATCCGCAATCGAGTCCTCCATTAATGCTATTGCAATGGCTAACCTCAATGGTTTGATAACTTATGTTAATTCAGCTGCTTTACGATTATGGGGCTATGAAAAAAAAGAAGAAGTGATGGGAAAACCAGTCAGGTATTTTTGGGGGAAAGAATTTGAAAAATTACAGGTCATGAACAAAGTTAGAGAAAAAGGAGAATTTTTTGGAGAGTTATCCGGTAGGAAAAAAGATGGTACTTTTTTCGATGTTCAAATCTCAGCTACTCTGGTTACCAACGAGGAGGACCAGCCGGTTTGTTTTATGGATTCTTTTGTGGATATTACCGAACAAAAGTGGACGGAAAAAACACTGGCAGAAGAAGCTATCCGGAGAAGAATATTAATCGAACAATCCAGAGATGGTATTGTGGTAATGGATCAAGAAGGCGGTGTATTTGAAGCTAATCAACGATTTGCCGATATGTTGGGATATACCATGGATGAAATTTACCGCCTTCACGTTTGGGAATGGGATGCTCAATTTACACGTGAACAGTTGCTCAGTCAAACTCAATTGGTTAGTGAAGCTGGAGATCACTTTGAAACCAAACATCGTCACAAAAACGGTTCAATAATCAATGTCGAAATCAGCAGTAATGCTGCAGTATTTGACGGGAAAAAGCTGATATTTTGCGTTTGTCACGATATTACAAATAGAAAAAAGATGGAAGAAGAATTACGCCGCGAAAGGACGCTTCTTCGAACTTTAATTGATAATTTACCCGACGCTGTTTATGTAAAAGACCGGGAAACCAGAAAGCTACTTGCTAATCCAGCTGATTTAGAAAATATGGGATTAAAACGAGAAGAAGACGTTTTAGGAAAAACTGATTTTGAGGTATTTCCTCAAGAAGTTGCACAACTATTTTACAAAGATGATATGTATGTTCTCAATAAAGGAAAACCCATAATCAACAGAGAGGAACGTTTGGTCCGGCCAAGTGGTGAAGAGCATTTTCTTCTATCTTCAAAGATTCCTTTATTTGACGAAAAAGGAGAAGTAATTGGATTGATAGGCATTGGTCATGATATAACCGAGCAGAGGAAAGCCAATGAGCGAGTTAACTACCTCTCTTTTCATGATTCCCTTACTGGACTTTATAACCGAGTGTATCTGGAAGAAGAAATCAAACGACTTGACACTGACCGACAGGTTCCAATAGGCATTATTATGGTTGATATCAATCGCTTAAAATTGATTAATGATGCCTACGGCCATCCAATGGGAGATCAGTTACTAAAAACATCATCGGGTGTATTGAAGAACGTATGTCGGAAAGAAGATATAATCGCCCGCTGGGGCGGAGACGAGTTTGTTATTTTTCTTCCAAAAACTTCAGTGAAAGAAATTGACTCTATTAAAAAAAGGATTATAGAACAATGTAAAAAGACTCAGGTATGTTCGATACCTTTATCAATGTCGATAGGCTTTTCAGTAAAAACCCAAGTCGACCAAGACATTATGAAAACATTCAAAGAAGCGGAAGATAATATGTATCAGAATAAACTCATTGAAAGTCGGAGCTCAAGAAACACCTTTTTATTAACTTTAAAATCAGCTCTTCAAAAGAAAAACGATATATCTAATGAACATATAGATTATCTTCAAAATTTGGCTCAAATCTTTGGTGAGGCTGTCAATCTTACCGGAACTGACCTGGATCGTTTAATCCTTTTAGTTACCTTTCATGATATAGGGAATATTGCATCACCCGATGAGATAGTCAACAAAACCGGTCCTCTCACTAAAGAAGAACAGTCAATCATTCAAAGGCATTCAGAAATTGGTTATCGAATAGCCCGAACCATTGATGAGTTGTCGGGAATAGCCTATGCTATATTATCTCAGCATGAAAATTGGGACGGAAGCGGATATCCTCAAGGCTTAAAAGGAGAAGAAATCCCATTACTTTCTCGTATGAATGCCATTATAACCACCTATGATGAAATGACCAGAAAGAATAGATTTAACCAAGGAAGAATTTGTTCCAAAGCAAAAGCTTTAAAAGAGCTCGAAAGGTGCGCTGGAAAAAAATTTGATCCCGAATTGGTTAATTTATTTATTGATAGGATGAAAATATTATCTGTATAA
- a CDS encoding transporter substrate-binding domain-containing protein: MKKILTFAWYMEKVVFLTDYLKPNLHKCHQLKKFIFLMVILVLSVFLYPDLANTQEPILLGCEINYPPFCFVDVDGQANGFSVELIRAALAAMGRKAAFRVGPWAEVKSWLEKGEVQALPLVGRTPERESSFDFSPPYMSLHGALVVQANTEDIQNLDDLKGRKVAVMLGDNAEEFIRRENIGAEIETTSTFKEALLGLSQGNYDAVVIQRLVALRLLQETGLKNLRIVNKPIDGFRQDFCFAVQEGDRETLALLNEGLALVIADGTYQYLHSKWFAAMELPTNRRIIIGGDYNFPPFEFINENGLPDGFNVDITRAIAKEMDLDIEIRLGPWAKISEDLIKGKIDAIQGMLYSPERGLIFDFTPPHSTISYVSIIRVGKGSPPASLDDLKGKQIIVQRGDIMHDFLQKNGIADQAIFVDSQEDALQVLAEGNYDCALVSLRAALYWIEKQGWNNLTLGREPFTTSDYCFAVNQNQKALLSQLNEGLNVISKTGEYRQIYEKWMGIYDVKALKLITILRYIAGVIIPLLALLFIFFLWSWMLRKQVNIRTNELHESERQKELILNSTDELITYYDTSLRIIWSNRLATESFGKTPKEVVGLHCYELWHQHHEPCDECPVLKALHDKAPREAINQTSDGRYWHMRGYPIFDKNGQVVALAEFTRDITEKKKMEEEHARLQAQLLQAQKMESVGRLAGGVAHDFNNMLQAILGHAELALNQVDPFHPLHEYLIEIYHAAERSANLTRQLLAFASKQTISPKILDLNQIVEGTLNMLRRLISEDIELDWYPSKDLWSVNIDPSQIDQILTNLCINARDAITGHGKITIETGNAFFNDNYCAQHFGYIPGEYVLMSVSDTGCGMDQETLANIFEPFFTTKGFGKGTGLGMPTVYGIVKQNNGFINVYSELGKGSTIKIYLPRFKKKSEPIQEGISDLGLKKGIETIFLVEDDQAILKMTEKMLKQLGYQVRTAQTPQEAINIAHEGISPIHLLITDVVMPDMSGPELTEKLQTVFPNLKVLYMSGYTSNVIAHQGVLDEDVHFIQKPFSIKDLSTKVRNILENII; the protein is encoded by the coding sequence ATGAAAAAAATTCTGACCTTTGCGTGGTATATGGAAAAAGTGGTTTTTCTAACCGATTACCTAAAACCAAATTTACATAAGTGCCATCAACTTAAAAAATTTATCTTTTTGATGGTAATTTTAGTTTTGTCAGTTTTTTTATATCCAGATCTTGCCAATACCCAGGAACCAATCTTACTTGGATGCGAGATCAATTACCCCCCATTTTGCTTTGTTGATGTTGACGGTCAAGCCAACGGTTTCTCTGTCGAACTTATTCGCGCTGCTCTTGCCGCAATGGGTCGAAAAGCAGCTTTTCGAGTTGGTCCTTGGGCGGAGGTTAAAAGCTGGCTGGAAAAGGGAGAGGTTCAAGCCTTACCATTGGTAGGTCGCACACCGGAGCGAGAATCGTCTTTTGACTTTTCTCCCCCCTATATGTCTCTTCATGGCGCTCTTGTTGTTCAAGCTAATACCGAAGATATCCAAAATCTTGATGATTTAAAAGGACGAAAGGTAGCCGTAATGCTAGGTGATAATGCTGAAGAGTTCATTCGGCGTGAGAATATTGGAGCTGAAATCGAAACCACCTCCACCTTCAAAGAAGCCTTGCTTGGGCTTTCCCAAGGCAATTACGATGCAGTAGTTATTCAGCGATTGGTGGCGCTTCGTCTTCTACAAGAAACTGGACTGAAGAATTTGCGGATTGTCAACAAACCTATCGATGGTTTTCGTCAGGATTTTTGCTTTGCCGTTCAAGAAGGAGACCGTGAAACACTTGCTTTGTTAAATGAAGGACTAGCTTTAGTTATAGCTGATGGGACCTATCAATACCTCCATTCCAAATGGTTTGCTGCTATGGAACTCCCGACCAATCGTCGTATCATTATCGGTGGTGATTATAATTTTCCTCCATTTGAATTTATTAATGAAAACGGCTTACCCGATGGATTTAACGTTGATATAACTCGAGCAATTGCAAAAGAAATGGACCTCGATATCGAGATCCGCCTTGGTCCCTGGGCGAAAATTAGCGAAGATTTAATTAAGGGAAAAATAGATGCGATTCAGGGTATGCTCTATTCCCCCGAACGAGGCTTAATTTTTGACTTTACTCCCCCTCATTCCACTATCAGCTATGTCAGTATAATCCGTGTTGGTAAAGGAAGTCCCCCAGCATCTTTAGATGATTTAAAGGGTAAACAGATTATCGTCCAGCGCGGTGATATCATGCACGATTTTCTTCAAAAAAATGGTATTGCAGACCAAGCTATTTTTGTTGATTCACAAGAAGATGCCCTTCAGGTATTAGCCGAGGGAAATTACGATTGTGCCCTGGTTTCATTGAGAGCTGCTCTATACTGGATCGAAAAGCAAGGTTGGAATAATTTAACCCTCGGTCGAGAACCGTTTACAACCTCCGATTATTGTTTCGCAGTAAATCAAAATCAGAAAGCACTTTTAAGTCAATTAAACGAAGGGTTAAACGTTATTTCTAAAACCGGAGAATATCGTCAAATTTATGAAAAATGGATGGGCATTTATGACGTAAAAGCTTTAAAATTGATTACTATCCTGAGATACATCGCCGGAGTAATTATTCCCCTGCTGGCTCTGCTCTTTATTTTTTTCCTCTGGTCGTGGATGCTTCGCAAGCAAGTTAACATTCGAACTAATGAATTACATGAAAGTGAAAGACAAAAAGAACTTATTTTAAATTCTACAGACGAGTTAATTACTTACTATGATACCAGCTTACGGATCATTTGGAGCAATCGCCTCGCCACCGAATCTTTTGGAAAAACTCCGAAGGAAGTCGTCGGGCTACACTGTTATGAGTTGTGGCATCAACATCATGAACCATGTGATGAATGCCCGGTTCTAAAGGCGCTTCATGATAAAGCACCCCGTGAAGCCATTAATCAAACCTCTGATGGTCGTTACTGGCACATGCGTGGTTATCCAATTTTTGATAAAAACGGTCAAGTTGTCGCACTTGCTGAGTTTACCCGTGATATTACTGAAAAGAAAAAAATGGAAGAAGAGCATGCAAGGCTTCAAGCTCAACTCCTTCAAGCTCAAAAAATGGAATCAGTTGGAAGGTTGGCAGGAGGTGTAGCTCATGATTTTAACAATATGTTGCAAGCTATTCTCGGCCACGCTGAATTAGCCCTTAATCAAGTAGATCCTTTTCATCCCCTCCATGAATACCTCATTGAAATTTACCATGCTGCTGAACGGTCCGCTAATTTAACTCGGCAGCTATTAGCCTTCGCCAGCAAACAAACTATTTCCCCGAAGATTCTCGATCTGAACCAAATCGTTGAGGGAACCTTAAATATGCTGAGGAGATTGATCAGTGAAGACATAGAGCTTGACTGGTACCCGTCTAAGGATTTATGGTCGGTTAACATTGATCCTTCACAAATTGACCAAATATTAACCAATCTATGTATCAATGCTCGTGATGCTATTACGGGACATGGAAAAATAACCATCGAAACTGGCAATGCTTTTTTTAATGATAACTACTGCGCACAGCATTTTGGATATATACCCGGTGAATATGTTCTTATGTCGGTAAGCGATACTGGATGTGGAATGGATCAAGAAACTTTAGCTAATATCTTTGAGCCTTTTTTCACCACCAAGGGATTTGGGAAAGGCACTGGCTTAGGAATGCCTACTGTATATGGTATTGTTAAACAAAACAATGGTTTTATTAATGTTTATAGCGAACTCGGAAAAGGATCTACCATCAAAATTTATTTACCTCGATTTAAAAAGAAATCGGAGCCAATCCAAGAAGGAATATCAGATTTGGGGTTAAAAAAAGGGATAGAAACAATATTTTTAGTTGAAGATGACCAAGCCATCCTTAAAATGACCGAAAAAATGTTAAAACAATTAGGATACCAGGTCCGAACCGCTCAAACTCCCCAAGAAGCCATTAACATAGCACATGAGGGTATTAGTCCGATACATCTTCTTATTACCGATGTAGTTATGCCTGACATGAGTGGTCCTGAGCTCACTGAAAAACTCCAAACAGTATTTCCAAATTTAAAAGTTCTTTATATGTCAGGTTATACGTCCAATGTCATTGCACACCAGGGCGTTCTTGATGAAGATGTTCATTTCATTCAAAAACCCTTTTCAATAAAAGACCTCAGCACTAAGGTTCGTAATATTTTAGAAAATATCATTTAA
- a CDS encoding ferritin family protein, protein MPEFSNPFTLLKNDRKLTHEELVRAIRFMIAAEFEAIQLYQQTAESTSDKLSQEVLLDIANEEKEHVGEFLRLLRELDPEEEEFYQKGFKEVEEILKELKK, encoded by the coding sequence ATGCCAGAATTTAGTAACCCGTTTACATTACTTAAAAATGATCGAAAACTGACTCACGAGGAGTTGGTGCGAGCTATACGTTTTATGATTGCAGCAGAATTTGAAGCTATTCAGTTATATCAACAAACTGCTGAAAGCACCAGTGATAAATTAAGTCAAGAGGTCCTTCTTGATATTGCCAATGAAGAAAAAGAACATGTGGGTGAATTTCTCCGCTTACTACGGGAATTGGACCCTGAAGAGGAAGAGTTTTACCAAAAAGGGTTTAAAGAAGTTGAGGAAATTCTGAAAGAATTAAAAAAATAA
- a CDS encoding glycoside hydrolase family 3 N-terminal domain-containing protein yields MKKGIHMIENLLSQMTLEEKIAQLGAVHAYQLVENDSFSPKKAKELLRHGIGQITRLIGDPDTEPQIAVEIGNAIQSFLKKETRLQIPAIIHEECLSGLTGRGATVFPQAIGLASTFCPELVEKMTTVIRKQIRSMGGHQGLAPVLDIPRDPRWGRTEETFGEDPYLVSRLGVAYIRGLQGEDLQTGVIATAKHFTAYGISEGGRNMGPARVGKRELREVFLFPFEVAVKEAQVGSVMNAYHHIDGIPCTASRYLLTKVLREEWGFSGIVVSDYEAIKMLVTLHHVAQNFKEAAQKSLQAGIDIELPDTICYGEPLFEAVREGLINEELINEVVRRVLITKMRLGLFEEEIYINPDRVPSLLDPEENRHLAREIAQASIVLLKNNDVLPLKKDLKTLAIIGPNAREGLHLHGDYSYSVHIPSVQAWKGKEAVWQDSTNTVNVFEGIKNKLPQGEILFAKGCDLSGNSQEGFEEALEIAKKAQVIIAVMGEKSGLFQQSISGEGSDRPDLELPDMQGELLKELSRLKKPIVLVLINGRPLALQWEKEYIPAIIETWYPGEEGGNAIADVLFGDYNPGGKLPISFPKELGQLPVYYNRVSLAFNEYISTDSHALFPFGHGLSYTHFEYFDLNISPKEIKSLEKIEIQCKVKNVGHQAGDEVIQLYIQDPIASLVRPVKELKGFKRIHLEPDEERTILFSLFPDQLAFYDEYMRLIIEPGLFNVMVGSSSEDIRLSGQFEAIKEFQLTKYRHFKSEVSVQ; encoded by the coding sequence ATGAAAAAAGGAATTCACATGATTGAAAATCTTCTATCACAAATGACTTTAGAAGAAAAGATTGCCCAGTTAGGTGCGGTTCATGCTTATCAATTGGTGGAAAACGATTCATTTTCGCCTAAAAAAGCCAAAGAGCTCCTCCGTCATGGAATTGGCCAGATTACCCGCCTGATAGGTGATCCCGATACCGAACCCCAAATTGCTGTGGAAATAGGAAATGCAATTCAAAGTTTTCTTAAAAAAGAAACTCGTTTGCAAATTCCAGCAATTATCCATGAGGAGTGCTTGAGCGGACTTACCGGAAGAGGGGCCACAGTATTTCCCCAAGCTATTGGTTTAGCCAGTACTTTTTGCCCTGAGTTGGTTGAAAAGATGACTACCGTTATCCGTAAACAAATCCGTAGCATGGGAGGTCATCAGGGTTTAGCTCCAGTCCTGGATATTCCTCGAGATCCTCGCTGGGGTAGAACCGAGGAAACCTTCGGTGAAGATCCTTATTTGGTTTCGCGATTAGGTGTTGCCTATATTCGAGGACTTCAAGGAGAAGACCTTCAAACCGGGGTTATTGCCACCGCTAAACATTTTACTGCTTATGGCATTTCTGAGGGAGGAAGAAATATGGGACCAGCCCGAGTGGGAAAAAGAGAACTGAGAGAAGTATTTCTTTTCCCCTTTGAGGTTGCGGTAAAAGAAGCTCAGGTTGGTTCGGTTATGAATGCTTATCATCATATCGATGGTATTCCCTGTACTGCTTCCCGATACCTTCTTACCAAAGTCCTCAGAGAAGAGTGGGGATTCTCTGGAATAGTTGTGTCCGATTACGAAGCGATTAAAATGCTTGTAACTCTTCATCATGTCGCTCAAAATTTCAAAGAAGCTGCTCAGAAATCTTTGCAAGCTGGTATTGATATTGAACTTCCCGATACGATTTGTTATGGTGAACCTCTTTTTGAAGCAGTTCGGGAAGGATTAATTAACGAAGAGCTAATCAACGAGGTGGTCCGAAGAGTATTGATTACCAAAATGCGTTTGGGTCTTTTTGAGGAAGAGATATATATTAACCCCGATCGGGTGCCATCTCTTTTAGATCCTGAAGAAAATCGTCATTTAGCTCGGGAAATTGCCCAGGCTTCAATAGTCCTTCTGAAAAACAATGATGTACTCCCTCTTAAAAAAGATCTTAAGACTTTAGCTATCATTGGTCCAAATGCCCGGGAAGGTCTTCACCTCCATGGAGATTACAGCTATTCAGTCCATATTCCCAGCGTGCAAGCCTGGAAAGGAAAAGAAGCAGTTTGGCAGGATTCGACCAATACCGTAAATGTTTTTGAAGGAATTAAAAATAAACTTCCTCAGGGAGAGATACTCTTCGCTAAAGGATGTGATCTCAGCGGAAATTCACAAGAGGGCTTCGAAGAAGCTCTTGAAATTGCCAAAAAAGCACAAGTTATTATTGCAGTTATGGGTGAGAAAAGCGGTCTTTTCCAACAATCTATTTCCGGCGAAGGCAGCGATCGTCCCGACTTAGAACTTCCGGATATGCAGGGAGAGCTTTTAAAAGAATTAAGTCGGCTGAAAAAACCCATCGTTTTAGTGCTTATCAATGGAAGACCTCTTGCTCTTCAATGGGAAAAAGAATATATTCCTGCTATTATTGAAACCTGGTATCCAGGTGAAGAAGGAGGCAATGCAATAGCTGACGTTTTGTTCGGAGACTACAATCCCGGAGGGAAGCTTCCTATTTCCTTTCCTAAAGAATTGGGACAACTCCCCGTTTATTACAATCGAGTTTCATTAGCTTTTAATGAATATATTTCTACCGATTCTCATGCTCTTTTCCCCTTTGGGCATGGTTTAAGTTATACCCACTTTGAATATTTCGACCTGAACATTTCCCCAAAAGAAATTAAATCGCTGGAAAAAATTGAAATTCAATGTAAAGTGAAAAATGTCGGTCATCAAGCTGGTGATGAAGTCATACAGCTCTATATCCAAGACCCGATAGCATCTCTAGTTCGTCCGGTTAAAGAGTTAAAAGGATTTAAGCGAATACATCTTGAACCTGACGAAGAACGAACAATTTTATTTAGCCTTTTTCCCGATCAATTGGCCTTTTATGATGAGTATATGCGGTTAATAATTGAACCAGGCCTTTTTAATGTAATGGTTGGTTCATCATCAGAGGATATCCGACTTTCAGGTCAATTTGAAGCCATCAAAGAATTTCAGTTAACGAAATACCGGCACTTCAAAAGTGAAGTTAGTGTTCAATAA